One Candidatus Methylomirabilis tolerans DNA window includes the following coding sequences:
- a CDS encoding acylglycerol kinase family protein → MSMLAEYNAGPAPYTSDLWDAGRPRRLGILINPQSGTTQHSLQPLLQILDRYKSAIHRLVVGPKDVSDALAEMAAQQVEVVAVCGGDGTVHAALTALFHASPFTVRPPVVLIAGGTTNMTAADVGMEGKPIRALERLLAWSDGRGPAGRRIRRAILRVDCGPDSTPRFGMFFSAAGIVHVTRVRRATRRQARSGLMRGGLGTAVTVGRYLVGLALGRRVVEPTPIAVRLDGELHGTHNYLALLITTLARLNPGIRPYWGKEDGPLRYTAVSYQPQDLLRAAPSLISGRPSRYLTPEAGYTSRNIHEAVLQVETACALDGQILTSEPSHVLTVSYGGEVDFVRL, encoded by the coding sequence ATGTCTATGCTTGCGGAGTATAACGCCGGTCCTGCTCCTTACACCTCGGATTTATGGGACGCCGGCCGTCCACGACGGCTTGGCATCCTGATCAATCCGCAAAGCGGGACGACTCAACACAGCCTTCAGCCTCTTCTGCAGATCCTGGATCGGTACAAGTCGGCAATTCACCGACTGGTTGTGGGACCGAAAGATGTCTCCGACGCCCTCGCAGAGATGGCTGCGCAACAAGTAGAGGTCGTGGCCGTCTGCGGAGGTGATGGAACCGTCCATGCCGCACTGACAGCCCTGTTTCATGCCAGCCCCTTTACGGTAAGACCTCCAGTGGTTCTCATTGCGGGTGGGACCACAAACATGACTGCTGCCGATGTGGGTATGGAAGGCAAGCCGATACGGGCCTTAGAGCGCCTGCTGGCTTGGTCTGACGGGAGGGGGCCAGCGGGGCGGCGTATCCGGCGGGCAATCCTGCGGGTGGATTGTGGACCGGACAGCACTCCTCGATTTGGAATGTTCTTCAGCGCTGCCGGTATCGTTCACGTCACTCGCGTTCGACGCGCGACTCGCCGGCAGGCACGATCTGGACTGATGCGCGGTGGCCTAGGAACGGCCGTCACAGTGGGCCGGTATCTCGTAGGTCTTGCGCTGGGACGCCGCGTCGTTGAGCCTACCCCGATCGCTGTCCGGTTAGACGGGGAGTTGCATGGGACACATAACTACCTTGCGCTACTCATCACCACATTGGCGCGGTTAAATCCCGGGATACGACCGTACTGGGGGAAGGAGGATGGTCCGCTCAGGTATACGGCGGTCTCCTATCAGCCCCAGGATCTGCTGCGCGCCGCGCCATCGCTCATCTCAGGAAGACCCAGCCGGTATCTGACACCTGAGGCCGGGTACACGAGCCGAAATATCCATGAAGCCGTCCTGCAAGTAGAAACGGCATGCGCTCTTGACGGACAAATTCTGACGAGCGAGCCGTCGCATGTGTTAACAGTAAGTTATGGAGGGGAGGTTGACTTTGTACGGCTATGA
- a CDS encoding fatty acid desaturase, whose translation MYGYEKTAPAIAVEESGSPAADGQETSAFSRREAKKLVQDLFTPKPMLYWADFLITVSIGYGFAALYLMAPAFSLIQIIAMLLSGLALFRVGIFIHELVHREEASMIGFHIAWNLLVGMPLLMHSFLYRNHLDHHHPRKFGTPADGEYLPLGSAPLRETALYFAQVPILPIMAAFRFLILVPLSFLNPRWRRWLLECRSSYAIDPYYRRTIPSTERLDLWAALDLLGFVWVVGSLTLILGGVITWTTIGLLYCLAIWTIGLNWIRTLAAHRFMNEGGNMTYEEQVEDSLTIGGHSLLSYLLFPIGLRYHTLHHLFPLMPYHSMGEAHRRLMNGLPEDSVYRKTIVPGLVAVLRDLLRHASLAGKAGRNPMQVWRHPETATYAR comes from the coding sequence TTGTACGGCTATGAAAAAACGGCGCCCGCTATTGCCGTAGAGGAATCGGGATCGCCGGCTGCCGATGGACAAGAGACCTCGGCTTTTTCCCGCCGAGAAGCTAAGAAGCTTGTTCAGGATTTATTCACCCCAAAGCCCATGCTCTATTGGGCCGACTTCCTGATCACGGTCTCCATCGGATACGGCTTTGCCGCTCTCTATCTTATGGCGCCGGCCTTCTCATTGATTCAGATAATCGCCATGCTATTGTCCGGACTGGCGTTGTTCAGGGTAGGCATCTTTATCCATGAGCTTGTCCATAGGGAGGAGGCTTCCATGATAGGATTTCATATAGCATGGAATCTTCTTGTCGGGATGCCCTTGCTCATGCATTCATTCCTGTACAGGAATCACCTTGACCACCATCACCCACGCAAGTTCGGAACGCCCGCCGATGGTGAGTATCTACCCCTGGGCTCAGCCCCCCTTCGAGAAACTGCGTTGTATTTCGCACAAGTCCCGATCCTGCCGATCATGGCTGCCTTCCGCTTTCTGATCCTCGTGCCGCTATCGTTCCTGAATCCCCGTTGGCGGCGGTGGCTCCTGGAGTGTCGGTCATCGTATGCGATCGATCCCTACTATAGGCGCACTATCCCATCAACGGAACGTCTGGATCTCTGGGCTGCGCTTGACCTGCTCGGCTTTGTCTGGGTCGTCGGTTCGCTGACGCTGATCCTGGGCGGTGTGATCACATGGACGACGATCGGACTCCTGTATTGCCTGGCCATCTGGACGATCGGCCTGAACTGGATTCGTACCCTTGCTGCGCACCGGTTTATGAATGAGGGCGGCAACATGACGTACGAGGAGCAGGTTGAAGACTCCCTCACCATCGGGGGGCATTCCCTCCTATCGTATCTCCTGTTTCCGATCGGTTTACGTTATCATACCTTGCATCACCTGTTCCCGCTGATGCCCTATCATTCGATGGGCGAGGCGCATCGCCGCCTGATGAATGGGCTTCCCGAAGACTCGGTGTACAGAAAAACGATCGTCCCCGGTTTGGTGGCTGTGCTTCGCGACCTCCTGCGTCACGCCAGCCTGGCTGGAAAGGCCGGCCGCAATCCAATGCAGGTATGGCGTCACCCGGAAACGGCGACCTATGCGCGATAA
- a CDS encoding CopD family protein yields the protein MNRSAQWSVLLTAGLLLFIATTAWGHAFPDHSEPRVGLALQTSPPRVRMWFDGALEPIFSTLKVINARHQQVDNGDGRVNPAVHTVLEASLPPLPQGQYRILWSVVAHDGHRTEGDLSFTIGPGLPDPPRAGSETATLPQLFVRWLNLIGLSMLIGTLTFRLLLTRSVALPRQAFEKVERPLRRLELSLIVLVALTSVGELILRAQMMSDVRLAEINVTLPVVLLQTHFGAVWLVRFGFVGLQGLLWGLGRTTMPQSQRAIMLSLSTATVIALTTSLSGHAADWGDLTMPVLIDWIHLVAVSIWIGGLFTFGFLLQRFAATLSTEEAARGLAAIGRPFSRMAAYCVFTLLVAGLFNAWLQVRSLQPLITTSYGLTLLAKVFLVGLVLALAAVNRYYFLPLLRDPAGAGSRLPVKTISRLGGAWLIGAGRSEERRIRHRLRQFMRLEWILIVAALALAALLTHLPPARHILAHQHLEQYTLR from the coding sequence ATGAATAGATCAGCACAATGGTCTGTCCTGCTGACAGCAGGCCTGCTGCTCTTTATCGCCACCACTGCGTGGGGCCATGCGTTTCCCGATCACTCAGAGCCACGGGTAGGGTTGGCGCTCCAGACCTCGCCCCCACGCGTGAGGATGTGGTTTGACGGAGCGCTGGAACCAATCTTCAGTACGCTCAAGGTGATCAATGCTCGCCATCAGCAGGTTGACAACGGGGACGGAAGGGTGAACCCTGCCGTCCACACCGTCTTGGAGGCTTCTCTCCCGCCCCTACCGCAAGGGCAATACCGGATCTTGTGGAGCGTTGTCGCCCACGACGGCCACCGCACTGAAGGCGATCTTTCGTTCACTATCGGTCCCGGTCTGCCCGACCCACCCAGAGCCGGCAGCGAGACTGCGACGCTTCCCCAGCTCTTTGTCCGCTGGCTCAACCTTATCGGCCTCTCAATGCTGATCGGTACGCTGACCTTTCGCTTGCTCCTCACTCGGTCGGTTGCGCTCCCGCGTCAAGCATTCGAGAAGGTTGAACGGCCGCTTCGGAGACTGGAGCTGAGCTTGATCGTGCTTGTGGCGCTGACGAGTGTCGGCGAACTGATCCTGAGAGCGCAAATGATGAGCGATGTGCGCCTTGCCGAGATCAACGTCACTCTCCCGGTTGTGCTGCTACAGACCCACTTTGGCGCCGTCTGGCTTGTCCGGTTCGGCTTTGTCGGACTCCAGGGACTTCTCTGGGGTCTCGGACGAACAACTATGCCGCAAAGCCAACGGGCCATCATGCTCTCCCTTTCCACGGCTACGGTCATCGCCCTCACAACGAGCCTGTCAGGGCATGCTGCCGACTGGGGAGACCTGACGATGCCTGTCCTCATCGATTGGATTCACCTGGTTGCGGTCTCTATCTGGATCGGCGGACTCTTCACGTTCGGATTCCTCCTCCAGCGCTTCGCCGCCACCCTTAGCACGGAGGAGGCGGCACGTGGACTCGCAGCGATCGGCCGTCCTTTCTCGAGGATGGCAGCCTACTGCGTGTTTACTCTGCTTGTGGCGGGGCTCTTCAACGCGTGGCTGCAGGTGAGATCGCTGCAGCCCCTTATCACGACCTCCTATGGGTTAACTCTGCTCGCCAAGGTCTTCCTGGTGGGACTCGTGTTGGCGCTGGCTGCCGTCAACCGATATTACTTCCTGCCTCTCTTGCGAGACCCGGCCGGCGCAGGTAGCCGACTGCCGGTAAAAACGATCAGTCGCCTTGGCGGCGCCTGGCTAATAGGGGCCGGACGTAGCGAGGAGCGAAGAATCCGCCATCGCCTGCGTCAGTTCATGCGGTTGGAGTGGATCCTGATCGTCGCTGCCTTGGCTCTTGCGGCGCTTTTGACCCATCTTCCTCCGGCCCGTCACATCCTTGCCCATCAACATCTTGAGCAGTATACTCTTCGTTAG
- a CDS encoding type II toxin-antitoxin system HicB family antitoxin produces the protein MRYFKVIVEKHPEGYVAYPMGLKGVVVGEGETYEDALADVQSAIRFHIQTFGPEALAAESPIMDAFIAEATVPV, from the coding sequence ATGCGCTACTTCAAAGTGATCGTGGAGAAACATCCGGAGGGCTACGTCGCCTATCCCATGGGGCTCAAAGGGGTAGTGGTCGGCGAAGGCGAGACCTACGAGGATGCCTTGGCAGATGTACAATCTGCCATCCGCTTTCACATCCAGACCTTTGGACCGGAGGCACTGGCAGCCGAGTCCCCCATCATGGACGCCTTCATTGCGGAAGCGACGGTTCCCGTCTGA
- a CDS encoding type IV secretion system DNA-binding domain-containing protein, whose translation MQDYERLGTFYLGRSFDMSTRKRTDDLVLYDSKDLVTHAVCVGMTGSGKTGLCLALLEEAAIDGIPAIIIDPKGDLTNLLLTFPNLQGEDLAPWINEDDALKKGLTVSDYAVQQAALWRKGLNEWGQSPDRIQRLRDAADVVVYTPGSNAGLPISILKSFAAPAPSLLEDTEMLGDRISATVTSLLGLVGIDADPIQSREHILLSTILNWAWQQAKDLDLAAIIQYVQSPPVSRIGVLDLESFYPTKDRFGLVMALNNMLAAPGFSVWMEGDALDIGQRLRSPAGKPQLAVFSIAHLNDAERMFFVSLLLNQVLGWVRAQSGTTSLRAILYMDEIFGYLPPVANPPSKKPLLTLLKQARAFGLGVVLATQNPVDLDYKGLSNTGTWFIGRLQTERDKARVLDGLEGAAAGGGAFNRQTMEQMLAGLGSRIFLMHNTHEDAPVVFQTRWALSYLCGPLTRNQIKTLMDPIKAARAREAVTPSSACAAIPAVPLAAVGRRPATPPDVSQFFIPTRGGLPTGSELLYRPAIFGAATVNFVDAKANVEIAENVHFITPVTDEAVPVSWDNAQAVDFTASDLEQSPVEPALYADLPAAAAKAKSFTGWNKDLVTWLYGTQQLDLLCSPSTKSVSHPNEAERDFRARLQLAAHEYRDDLVERLRQKYAPKIAALQERIRKAQQAVEREAEQAKQQQVQTALSFGATLLSAVIGRKTLSASTLGRATTAARGVSRSMKERQDVGRAQESVEALQQQLADLNAEFETATAELRAAVDPVTEPLGTITIRPKKTHISVQLVSLVWAPYWRDAQGVAMPAWE comes from the coding sequence ATGCAAGACTACGAAAGACTTGGGACATTCTACCTGGGCAGGTCGTTCGATATGAGCACCAGAAAGAGGACAGATGATCTGGTGCTGTACGATTCAAAAGATCTGGTGACCCATGCGGTCTGCGTCGGGATGACCGGCAGCGGCAAGACCGGCCTGTGTCTCGCGCTTCTGGAAGAGGCCGCCATCGACGGCATCCCGGCTATCATCATCGACCCAAAAGGTGATCTCACCAACCTGCTGTTGACTTTTCCAAATCTGCAGGGTGAGGATTTGGCGCCGTGGATCAACGAAGACGACGCTCTGAAGAAGGGCCTCACGGTCTCCGACTACGCCGTCCAGCAGGCCGCGTTATGGAGGAAAGGGTTGAACGAGTGGGGGCAAAGCCCCGATCGGATTCAACGGCTACGCGACGCGGCCGATGTCGTGGTCTACACGCCGGGCAGCAACGCCGGTTTGCCGATCTCGATCCTGAAATCGTTTGCCGCGCCCGCCCCCTCGCTGTTGGAAGACACCGAAATGCTGGGCGACCGGATCAGCGCGACGGTGACCAGCCTACTGGGGCTGGTGGGTATTGACGCCGATCCCATCCAGAGTCGTGAACACATCCTCCTGTCCACCATTCTCAATTGGGCCTGGCAGCAGGCGAAGGATCTCGATCTCGCGGCGATCATTCAGTACGTTCAGTCGCCGCCCGTCTCCAGGATCGGCGTGCTCGATCTCGAATCGTTCTACCCCACCAAAGACCGCTTCGGCCTGGTAATGGCGCTCAACAACATGCTGGCCGCTCCCGGCTTTAGCGTGTGGATGGAAGGCGACGCGCTGGACATCGGTCAAAGACTGCGTTCGCCTGCCGGCAAGCCGCAGTTGGCCGTCTTCTCGATTGCCCATCTCAATGACGCCGAGCGCATGTTCTTCGTGTCGCTGCTGCTCAATCAGGTGTTGGGCTGGGTGCGCGCTCAGTCCGGCACGACCAGCCTGCGCGCAATCCTCTACATGGACGAAATCTTCGGCTATCTCCCGCCGGTGGCGAACCCGCCGTCGAAGAAGCCGCTGCTCACGCTGCTCAAACAGGCCCGCGCCTTCGGACTCGGCGTGGTGCTCGCCACCCAGAATCCGGTTGACCTCGACTACAAGGGATTGTCCAATACGGGCACGTGGTTCATCGGCCGTCTGCAGACGGAGCGCGACAAGGCGCGCGTGTTGGATGGGCTGGAGGGCGCGGCGGCGGGCGGCGGCGCGTTCAACCGCCAGACCATGGAGCAGATGCTGGCCGGCCTCGGCAGCCGCATTTTCCTGATGCACAACACGCACGAAGATGCACCGGTCGTATTCCAGACGCGCTGGGCGCTGTCGTACCTGTGCGGGCCGCTTACGCGCAACCAGATCAAGACGCTAATGGATCCGATCAAAGCCGCCAGAGCCAGGGAAGCCGTGACGCCGTCGTCTGCCTGTGCCGCGATCCCGGCGGTCCCGCTTGCGGCTGTGGGCCGTCGACCCGCGACGCCGCCAGACGTCTCGCAGTTCTTCATCCCGACGCGGGGCGGTCTACCCACCGGGAGTGAGTTGTTGTATCGGCCGGCGATCTTCGGCGCCGCCACAGTCAACTTTGTAGACGCCAAAGCCAACGTGGAGATTGCCGAGAACGTGCACTTCATTACGCCCGTGACCGACGAAGCCGTTCCGGTCAGTTGGGACAATGCGCAGGCGGTCGATTTTACGGCATCCGACCTGGAGCAATCACCCGTGGAGCCGGCGCTATACGCCGACCTGCCGGCGGCGGCCGCGAAGGCGAAGAGCTTTACCGGCTGGAATAAAGACCTCGTCACCTGGTTGTACGGGACACAGCAACTCGATCTGCTGTGCAGTCCGAGCACGAAGAGTGTCTCGCATCCCAACGAGGCCGAACGTGATTTTCGCGCGCGCCTGCAACTGGCGGCCCACGAGTACCGCGACGACCTCGTGGAAAGACTGCGTCAGAAGTACGCCCCCAAGATTGCCGCGCTGCAGGAACGCATCCGCAAGGCGCAGCAGGCCGTCGAGCGCGAGGCCGAGCAGGCCAAACAGCAGCAGGTGCAGACGGCGCTCTCGTTCGGCGCCACGCTGCTGAGCGCGGTCATAGGGCGCAAGACACTCAGTGCCTCTACGCTGGGCCGGGCGACTACGGCCGCTCGCGGTGTCAGTCGCTCCATGAAGGAACGTCAGGACGTGGGCCGGGCACAGGAATCGGTCGAGGCGCTTCAGCAGCAACTCGCCGATCTTAACGCCGAATTTGAAACGGCGACGGCCGAACTCAGGGCGGCCGTCGATCCGGTAACCGAGCCGCTGGGCACAATCACAATCAGGCCCAAGAAAACACACATCTCAGTACAACTGGTCTCGCTCGTTTGGGCGCCCTACTGGCGCGACGCACAGGGGGTAGCAATGCCAGCGTGGGAGTAA
- a CDS encoding efflux RND transporter periplasmic adaptor subunit: MKRFLGMLLLAIAVAAGGCGKPETAPAPRQTVQAAHPPGPEEHRHDQAPHDGERRETVGPGEESIGVRLTPEERENIGLKTEVAQLRPVEDVRRLNGIVKPHPDRVAQVTSRVPGIVLSIHASLGAWVKRGDDLLDIKSVELERLELSLIQAENKLALTKVDLERVRLLVEREIVARKELLALENRHREILNEIESLARQLNFLGLPQQAIARIREEQTVATLHLPAPIRGTIVERNVVIGQAIEPNVALMKIIDSAVMIVEGEAFEDTLPLLRLGQRVRVVVSAYPREVFEGRISFISPTVNPTKRTIPVWAEVGNPSGLLKQDLFTQVHVIVGEQRRSLTIPIEALINAEGSEFAFVERDGMFVRAELRLGTRNDRFAEVMRGLSAGDRVVTDGSRQLYAKWLTAKGGGPALGGHTH, from the coding sequence TTGAAACGATTCCTTGGCATGCTATTGCTGGCGATTGCTGTCGCGGCAGGCGGATGCGGCAAGCCAGAGACTGCACCCGCGCCGCGCCAGACGGTTCAAGCCGCACATCCTCCTGGTCCGGAAGAACATCGGCATGACCAGGCGCCACACGACGGCGAGCGCAGGGAGACGGTCGGCCCGGGCGAGGAGTCAATCGGTGTTCGATTGACTCCGGAAGAGCGCGAGAACATCGGCCTCAAGACCGAGGTTGCCCAGCTTCGTCCGGTTGAGGATGTCCGCAGGCTGAATGGGATTGTCAAGCCGCATCCAGATCGAGTGGCGCAGGTGACCAGCCGTGTGCCCGGGATCGTGCTTAGTATTCATGCATCGCTTGGCGCCTGGGTTAAGCGGGGCGATGACCTGTTAGACATCAAGAGCGTCGAACTGGAACGGTTGGAGCTGAGCCTGATTCAGGCGGAGAACAAGCTAGCACTGACAAAGGTTGATCTGGAGCGGGTTCGGTTGCTCGTTGAACGGGAGATTGTCGCTCGAAAGGAACTGCTGGCCCTCGAAAACCGGCACCGTGAGATCCTGAACGAGATCGAGAGCCTCGCCCGCCAACTGAACTTTCTCGGTCTGCCCCAGCAGGCAATCGCACGGATTCGCGAGGAGCAGACAGTCGCCACACTGCACCTACCGGCCCCCATCAGGGGGACGATCGTCGAGCGCAACGTCGTGATCGGCCAGGCGATTGAGCCCAACGTTGCCTTGATGAAGATTATCGATAGCGCTGTCATGATTGTCGAGGGAGAGGCCTTTGAGGACACCCTGCCCCTGCTCAGACTTGGACAACGGGTCCGAGTCGTCGTCTCCGCATATCCCCGTGAGGTGTTCGAAGGGAGAATCAGTTTCATCAGCCCGACGGTCAACCCGACGAAGCGGACTATTCCGGTGTGGGCAGAGGTCGGAAATCCCAGCGGGCTGCTGAAACAGGATCTCTTTACTCAAGTCCATGTGATCGTGGGAGAGCAACGCAGGAGCCTTACGATCCCAATTGAGGCCCTTATCAATGCCGAGGGATCGGAGTTCGCATTTGTCGAACGTGACGGCATGTTCGTTCGAGCTGAGCTGAGGCTCGGAACCCGAAATGATCGCTTCGCCGAGGTCATGCGAGGTCTTTCTGCGGGCGATCGGGTTGTCACCGACGGCAGCCGCCAGCTCTATGCGAAGTGGCTTACCGCAAAGGGTGGGGGACCGGCACTGGGTGGCCACACACATTGA
- the purM gene encoding phosphoribosylformylglycinamidine cyclo-ligase: MQKHPKGVASYLGAGVDVEREEQVLSRVIETVSETFAFVRGVGKPVLPIGFFANVIDLGHGTGLALSTDGVGTKLMVAQMMQKLDTVGIDCVAMNVNDVLCVGARPIAFLDYIAVQQANPDLIDQLMQGLKEGARRARVAICGGEIAQVREMLASEREGWGCDLVGMCVGHVSLDKVIVGRSVTPGDAIIGIRSSGIHSNGLTLARQVLFTQSGYTVDTKFEELGRTLGEELLEPTVIYVPEVVEALERSLAITGLAHITSDGLLNLLRLDAKSHAVGYVIDRLPPIPPIFSLIQKSGDIPDHEMFQVFNMGIGFCVVIAEADAESFLKIVTQHGREALQIGRVVSDPEQKVVIQPRGLVGHGNRFVKVSSTM, from the coding sequence ATGCAGAAACACCCAAAGGGCGTAGCGAGCTATCTTGGCGCCGGCGTCGATGTCGAGCGGGAAGAGCAGGTGCTGTCCCGGGTAATCGAAACGGTGAGCGAAACGTTTGCCTTTGTGCGAGGGGTTGGGAAGCCGGTCCTGCCGATCGGCTTTTTTGCGAATGTCATCGACCTCGGTCACGGAACGGGTCTGGCCCTCTCGACCGACGGGGTGGGCACAAAGCTCATGGTCGCGCAGATGATGCAGAAGCTCGATACGGTCGGGATAGACTGCGTGGCCATGAATGTAAACGATGTGCTCTGCGTGGGGGCGCGCCCGATTGCGTTTCTGGATTATATTGCGGTACAGCAAGCGAACCCTGACCTCATCGACCAGCTCATGCAAGGGTTGAAGGAAGGGGCGCGTCGCGCGCGAGTCGCCATCTGTGGCGGGGAGATCGCCCAGGTCAGGGAGATGCTCGCGTCTGAGCGAGAGGGGTGGGGATGCGATCTGGTCGGGATGTGTGTCGGCCATGTCTCGCTCGACAAGGTCATTGTTGGCAGATCCGTGACTCCCGGTGACGCCATCATCGGAATCCGAAGCAGCGGGATTCACAGTAATGGTCTGACGCTGGCCAGGCAAGTCTTGTTTACGCAGAGCGGATACACCGTGGACACCAAGTTCGAAGAGCTTGGGCGAACGCTGGGAGAAGAGTTGCTGGAGCCAACCGTCATCTACGTGCCGGAGGTGGTGGAGGCACTCGAACGATCGTTGGCCATTACAGGGCTCGCTCACATCACCAGCGACGGCCTGCTGAACCTGTTACGATTGGACGCAAAGTCTCACGCGGTCGGGTATGTCATTGATCGGCTCCCCCCGATCCCTCCTATATTTTCTCTGATTCAGAAATCGGGGGATATCCCCGATCATGAGATGTTCCAGGTCTTCAACATGGGGATCGGGTTCTGTGTCGTGATCGCTGAAGCGGATGCAGAATCCTTTCTGAAGATCGTCACGCAACATGGCCGGGAGGCCTTGCAGATCGGCCGCGTCGTAAGCGATCCGGAGCAGAAGGTCGTCATTCAACCCCGCGGCCTGGTCGGCCATGGCAATCGGTTCGTGAAGGTATCATCAACGATGTAA